One Pelobates fuscus isolate aPelFus1 chromosome 8, aPelFus1.pri, whole genome shotgun sequence genomic window carries:
- the GNG13 gene encoding guanine nucleotide-binding protein G(I)/G(S)/G(O) subunit gamma-13 isoform X3, translating to MDEMDAPQMKKEVESLKYQLAYKREMSSKSIPELLKWIEEGVPNDPFLNPELMKNNPWVERGKCSIL from the exons ATGGATGAAATGGACGCACCCCAGATGAAGAAGGAAGTTGAAAGTCTGAAATACCAGCTGGCCTATAAGAGAGAGATGTCTTCAAAGTCTATACCTGA GTTGTTAAAGTGGATTGAAGAAGGCGTACCAAACGATCCCTTTCTTAACCCGGAACTAATGAAGAATAACCCCTGGGTAGAAAGAGGCAAATGTAGCATCCTGTAG